The Humulus lupulus chromosome 4, drHumLupu1.1, whole genome shotgun sequence genome has a window encoding:
- the LOC133829999 gene encoding bidirectional sugar transporter N3-like, which produces MSIIAAGHLGVFIFGVLGNIASFIVFLAPVPTFYRVYKKKSTEGFQSVPYVVALFSAMMWLYYATLKSNLILLITINSFGCVIETIYIALYIAYAPKQARLFTLRLLLLVNFGGFCMILLLSHFLAKGSLRATVLGWVCTSFAVSVFAAPLSIIRVVIRTKSVEFMPFALSFFLTVSAVMWLMYGIMLKDLCVAIPNVLGLIFGVLQMVLYMKYRKNKTVMLEEQKLPEEAVKSEVDHQKLDDHSHTIMMAEVQVINTCDNNNKTQKDQNDDDDQERMMMNKNQFVVPQTGHCAINMEGPPASTHTQCQTVNCAA; this is translated from the exons ATGTCTATCATTGCAGCTGGTCATTTGGGTGTTTTCATTTTTGGTGTTCTAG GGAACATCGCTTCCTTTATCGTGTTTCTGGCCCCAGT GCCAACATTTTACAGGGTGTACAAGAAGAAATCAACAGAAGGGTTCCAATCAGTTCCATATGTTGTTGCACTATTCAGTGCCATGATGTGGCTCTACTATGCAACTCTCAAGTCCAACTTGATTCTCCTTATTACTATCAACTCATTCGGTTGTGTCATAGAGACCATTTACATTGCCTTGTATATTGCTTATGCACCAAAGCAAGCAagg CTGTTCACTCTGAGGCTGCTTCTTCTGGTGAACTTTGGGGGATTTTGCATGATTCTTCTTCTCTCCCACTTCTTAGCAAAAGGATCACTTAGAGCCACCGTTTTGGGATGGGTTTGTACAAGTTTTGCCGTCAGTGTCTTTGCAGCACCTTTAAGCATTATT AGGGTGGTTATACGCACAAAGAGCGTTGAGTTTATGCCGTTTGCTCTATCATTTTTTCTCACGGTCAGCGCTGTTATGTGGCTCATGTATGGTATAATGCTCAAGGATTTGTGTGTGGCG ATTCCAAACGTATTGGGTTTGATCTTTGGGGTACTTCAGATGGTACTATACATGAAGTATAGGAAGAACAAGACTGTGATGCTCGAAGAGCAAAAGCTCCCAGAAGAGGCAGTAAAATCTGAAGTGGATCATCAAAAGCTTGATGATCACTCTCACACCATCATGATGGCCGAGGTACAAGTAATCAACACTTGTGATAATAACAACAAAACCCAAAAGGATCAAAATGACGATGATGATCAAGAGAGAATGATGATGAACAAGAACCAATTTGTGGTACCCCAAACAGGCCATTGTGCTATCAACATGGAAGGCCCGCCGGCTAGTACCCATACCCAATGCCAAACAGTGAACTGTGCAGCTTAA
- the LOC133828835 gene encoding bidirectional sugar transporter SWEET10-like, producing the protein MAAPHHYLIFAFGLLGNIVSFMMFLAPIPTFHKIYKKKSAEGFQSVPYVIALLSSMLWIYYALLKKDAMLLITINSFGCVIETLYIALFIFYASKKSRIETVKLLLLLNVFGYGLMLVLTTFLAKGEKRLQAVGWICLAFNLGVFAAPLCIMKQVIKTKSVEFMPFQLSFFLTLGAVMWFFYGLLLKDYNIAFPNVLGFFFGIAQMALYIVFKNAKKSVLEEPNNKLQELSEHVIDVVKISTLVCPTDLNQVVLHQLTNNAIINDHDQAQLASYSENDKIESENVKEKVQESTATATTGTGAVNKEVVVVVGLVAS; encoded by the exons ATGGCTGCCCCTCACCACTACCTCATTTTTGCCTTCGGTCTCTTAG GTAACATCGTGTCTTTCATGATGTTCCTTGCTCCAAT CCCAACATTTCATAAGATTTACAAGAAAAAATCAGCAGAGGGGTTTCAATCAGTGCCATACGTGATTGCACTACTGAGCTCAATGCTGTGGATATACTATGCCTTGCTTAAGAAAGATGCCATGCTTCTCATCACTATCAACTCATTTGGTTGTGTCATTGAGACTCTCTACATTGCCTTGTTCATCTTTTATGCTTCCAAGAAATCTAGG ATTGAGACGGTGAAGCTTCTTCTGTTGTTGAATGTTTTCGGATACGGCTTGATGCTCGTGTTGACCACCTTCCTTGCTAAAGGAGAAAAACGTCTCCAAGCTGTTGGATGGATCTGCCTTGCTTTCAACCTTGGTGTATTTGCTGCACCTCTTTGTATCATG AAGCAAGTTATCAAAACTAAGAGCGTAGAGTTCATGCCATTCCAGTTATCATTTTTCTTGACATTAGGGGCAGTCATGTGGTTCTTCTATGGTCTTCTACTCAAGGACTATAATATAGCT TTTCCAAATGTGTTGGGGTTCTTTTTCGGCATTGCTCAGATGGCACTTTACATTGTGTTCAAGAACGCCAAAAAGAGTGTACTTGAGGAGCCAAATAATAAGCTTCAAGAACTATCCGAACATGTTATTGATGTTGTCAAAATCAGCACACTCGTTTGCCCAACTGATTTGAATCAAGTAGTTCTACACCAATTAACCAATAATGCTATCATTAATGATCATGATCAAGCCCAATTAGCCTCTTATTCTGAAAATGACAAAATTGAGAGTGAAAATGTCAAGGAAAAGGTCCAAGAaagtactgctactgctactactggtaCTGGTGCTGTTAATAAGGAAGTTGTTGTGGTGGTTGGCTTAGTAGCAAGTTAG